The following coding sequences lie in one Takifugu rubripes chromosome 8, fTakRub1.2, whole genome shotgun sequence genomic window:
- the LOC115250797 gene encoding general transcription factor II-I repeat domain-containing protein 2-like isoform X2 — protein MSHQRQQPSPSLAGGTTAGTPTTVSMKRAQKRKNSEENREFNAAWTSAFAFTANDAGLPACLICGEKLSNNKKSNVERHFQSKHLAFAEKYPTEDERQRAISELQRQAEERKLSFKKWISSPQSTTAASFLAAQEIVKRGKPFTDGEYIKETFIQISEHLFSDFKNKNEIVQKIKDMPLSAKTVKDRTIKMAANISSKQIDDINSAQAFSIACDESSDVNDIEQIALLCRYANANGPQEELIELIPLKGQTRGQDICDAVVSCLKDKGINTTHLVSVSTDGAPSMRGAQKGFVNLLQMSLGRDLMTFHCIIHQEALCAQTFPPECVEVMNLVIKIVNKIIANGLSHRQFCSLLEEVENTYSDLLLHNRVRWLSRGEVLKRFAACLEHVKTFLGNKGLGYPELEDPSWLEKFYFMVDMTSYLNMLNKNLQGQGSTALHMLEEILAFERKMTVFARDVQNGTLSHFPSLREFKEANNHINCDYFHRAITAMQAAFEKRFSEFRKEKQTLSFPVAPLNSDPSLLNTSAFTGRILKKSSVRGLLSLKSTNGVIWKNYPNPTNLFLQHGMPFPTPIST, from the exons ATGTCACATCAACGTCAGCAGCCGTCGCCTTCACTTGCTGGTGGTACCACGGCGGGAACCCCTACCACTGTAAGCATGAAAAgagcccaaaaaagaaaaaattcagAAGAAAATAGAGAGTTTAATGCAGCGTGGACATCTGCTTTTGCATTCACCGCCAATGACGCTGGCTTACCTGCGTGCTTGATATGTGGCGAGAAACtatcaaacaacaaaaaaagtaaCGTTGAAAGACATTTTCAAAGCAAGCATTTAGCATTTGCTGAAAAATACCCAACCGAAGATGAGCGCCAGAGAGCAATTTCGGAATTGCAACGACAAGCTGAAGAGAGAAAACTATCTTTCAAAAAATGGATCAGCTCTCCACAGTCAACTACAGCTGCTAGTTTTTTGGCAGCTCAGGAGATCGTGAAGAGGGGTAAGCCGTTCACAGACGGAGAATACATAAAAGAAACGTTTATTCAAATATCAGAGCATCTATTCTccgattttaaaaacaaaaatgaaattgttCAGAAAATTAAAGACATGCCTCTCTCTGCAAAGACTGTTAAGGACAGGACCATTAAAATGGCAGCAAATATCAGTAGTAAGCAAATTGATGATATTAATTCAGCTCAAGCATTTTCAATTGCCTGTGATGAGTCAAGTGATGTAAACGATATTGAGCAGATAGCACTGTTATGCAGGTACGCCAATGCTAATGGGCCGCAGGAAGAACTGATTGAACTCATACCGCTTAAGGGCCAAACTCGGGGGCAGGACATTTGTGATGCTGTTGTGAGTTGTCTAAAAGATAAAGGGATAAACACCACTCACCTAGTGTCGGTATCTACTGACGGGGCGCCAAGTATGAGAGGAGCACAGAAGGGCTTTGTGAATTTACTTCAAATGTCACTGGGCCGAGATCTGATGACGTTTCACTGCATTATCCACCAAGAAGCACTTTGCGCACAAACATTTCCCCCTGAATGTGTGGAAGTAATGAACCTTGTTATTAAGATAGTGAACAAAATAATTGCGAATGGGTTAAGCCACCGACAGTTTTGTTCGTTGTTAGAAGAAGTCGAAAACACGTATTCAGATCTcctgctgcacaacagagtCCGGTGGCTGTCCAGGGGGGAGGTGCTGAAACGCTTCGCTGCCTGTCTGGAGCACGTAAAAACCTTCTTGGGAAATAAAGGCCTTGGGTATCCTGAACTGGAAGACCCATCTTGGCTGGAAAAGTTTTACTTCATGGTGGACATGACAAGTTACTTGAACATGCTGAATAAAAATCTCCAAGGACAGGGAAGCACGGCACTGCACATGCTGGAGGAGATTTTGGCATTTGAGCGCAAGATGACAGTGTTCGCCAGAGATGTACAAAATGGCACGCTCTCTCACTTCCCCTCCCTAAGAGAGTTCAAAGAAGCAAACAATCACATAAATTGTGATTATTTCCACCGTGCCATTACTGCAATGCAAGCTGCATTTGAAAAAAGGTTCAGTGAGTTCAGAAAGGAGAAACAGactctctctttccctgtcgCACCACTGAACAGCGACCCATCCCTGCTGAACACATCCGCATTCACAGGA CGGATCTTGAAGAAGTCGTCCGTCAGAGGGCTACTCTCGCTAAAGAGCACAAATGGAGTGATATGGAAAAACTACCCCAACCCGACAAACTTATTTTTGCAACATGGAATGCCATTCCCGACACCTATATCAACATGA
- the LOC115250803 gene encoding LOW QUALITY PROTEIN: neuroligin-4, X-linked-like (The sequence of the model RefSeq protein was modified relative to this genomic sequence to represent the inferred CDS: deleted 2 bases in 2 codons) — protein MVAIRFLLGPSASVECLQNKNYKELIEQYITPAKYHIAFGPVIDGDVIPDDPQILMEQGEFLNYDIMLGVNQGEGFKFVDGIVDSEDGVSANDFDFAVSDFVDHLYGYPEGKDTLRETIKFMYTDWADKENPETRRKTLVALLTDHQWVAPAVATADLHAQYGSPTYFYAFYHHCQSDMKPSWADSAHGDEVPYVFGIPMIGPTDLFNCNFSKNDVMLSAVVMTYWTNFAKTGDPNQPVPQDTKFIHTKPNRFEEVAWTKYNPKDQLYLHIGLKPRVRDHYRATKVAFWLELVPHLHNINEFFQYVSTTTKIPPQDTTPYPYTKRFPGKNNWPSTTRHPGVPPANTKQSSDQRKTGELTDESTVVIETKRDYSTELSVTIAVGASLLFLNILAFAALYYKKDKRRHETNRRVPTPQRNSAPTNASSPANDVAHLQSEELMSLQMKQQQLDHEHHHECEPLQTHDTMRLTCPPDYTLTLRRSPDDIPLMTPSTITMIPNTLAGMQPLHNFNTFGGSQNSSNLPHGHSTTRV, from the exons ATGGTGGCGATTAGGTTTCTGTTGGGGCCGTCAGCATCAG TGGAGTGCCTCCAGAACAAGAACTACAAAGAGCTCATAGAACAGTATATCACACCTGCCAAATACCATATCGCGTTTGGGCCCGTGATCGATGGTGACGTCATCCCGGATGACCCCCAGATCCTCATGGAACAAGGGGAGTTCCTCAACTATGACATCATGCTAGGAGTCAACCAGGGAGAGGGCTTTAAGTTTGTAGATGGCATCGTAGACAGCGAGGATGGGGTGTCTGCCAATGATTTTGACTTTGCCGTGTCAGACTTTGTGGACCATCTGTATGGCTACCCTGAGGGTAAAGACACACTTCGAGAGACCATCAAATTCATGTACACGGACTGGGCGGACAAAGAGAACCCAGAGACACGGCGCAAGACCCTGGTTGCTTTGCTCACTGACCACCAGTGGGTGGCACCAGCAGTGGCCACAGCTGACCTCCATGCCCAGTATGGCTCACCAACCTATTTCTATGCCTTCTACCACCATTGTCAGAGCGACATGAAGCCCAGCTGGGCTGATTCAGCGCATGGAGACGAAGTGCCGTATGTGTTCGGAATCCCCATGATTGGCCCTACAGATCTGTTCAACTGCAACTTCTCCAAGAATGACGTGATGCTGAGTGCCGTTGTAATGACCTACTGGACTAACTTTGCAAAGACAGG agaTCCAAATCAGCCAGTTCCACAGGATACTAAGTTTATCCACACAAAACCCAACAGA TTTGAGGAGGTAGCCTGGACTAAGTAC AACCCTAAAGACCAGCTGTACCTTCACATCGGCCTCAAACCTCGAGTCCGGGACCACTACCGCGCTACCAAGGTTGCATTTTGGTTGGAGCTTGTTCCACATCTGCATAACATAAATGAATTTTTCCAATACGTCTCCACCACCACTAAGATACCTCCACAAGACACCACCCCATATCCGTATACCAAGCGTTTCCCTGGTAAAAACAACTGGCCGTCCACTACCCGCCACCCTGGGGTTCCACCTGCCAACACCAAGCAGAGCAGCGACCAGCGTAAGACTGGAGAGCTGACAGACGAGTCGACTGTTGTTATTGAAACCAAACGGGACTACTCCACAGAGCTCAGCGTCACCATTGCAGTGGGAGCATCCCTGCTCTTTCTCAACATCCTTGCTTTTGCCGCACTCTACTACAAGAAAGACAAGCGACGGCATGAGACCAACAGGCGTGTTCCTACTCCGCAGCGTAACTCCGCCCCGACCAACGCGTCCTCCCCCGCCAACGATGTGGCCCACCTGCAGAGCGAGGAGCTGATGTCCCTgcagatgaagcagcagcagctggatcacGAGCACCACCACGAGTGCGAGCCATTGCAGACCCACGACACGATGCGCCTCACATGCCCTCCCGACTACACCCTTACCCTGCGCCGGTCGCCTGACGACATCCCCCTGATGACGCCCAGCACCATAACCATGATCCCCAACACACTGGCTGGCATGCAGCCCCTGCACAATTTCAACACTTTCGGTGGCAGCCAGAACAGTAGCAACTTACCCCACGGCCACTCCACCACACGGGTATAG
- the LOC115250797 gene encoding general transcription factor II-I repeat domain-containing protein 2A-like isoform X1, which produces MSHQRQQPSPSLAGGTTAGTPTTVSMKRAQKRKNSEENREFNAAWTSAFAFTANDAGLPACLICGEKLSNNKKSNVERHFQSKHLAFAEKYPTEDERQRAISELQRQAEERKLSFKKWISSPQSTTAASFLAAQEIVKRGKPFTDGEYIKETFIQISEHLFSDFKNKNEIVQKIKDMPLSAKTVKDRTIKMAANISSKQIDDINSAQAFSIACDESSDVNDIEQIALLCRYANANGPQEELIELIPLKGQTRGQDICDAVVSCLKDKGINTTHLVSVSTDGAPSMRGAQKGFVNLLQMSLGRDLMTFHCIIHQEALCAQTFPPECVEVMNLVIKIVNKIIANGLSHRQFCSLLEEVENTYSDLLLHNRVRWLSRGEVLKRFAACLEHVKTFLGNKGLGYPELEDPSWLEKFYFMVDMTSYLNMLNKNLQGQGSTALHMLEEILAFERKMTVFARDVQNGTLSHFPSLREFKEANNHINCDYFHRAITAMQAAFEKRFSEFRKEKQTLSFPVAPLNSDPSLLNTSAFTGVSKPDLEIELADIADKVLWVNKFKSLSADLEEVVRQRATLAKEHKWSDMEKLPQPDKLIFATWNAIPDTYINMKRCAFGVLSIFGSTYLCEQVFSSMNIIKSKYRSRFTSETLQSCVKMKVTSYSADIGKICREMQTQKSH; this is translated from the coding sequence ATGTCACATCAACGTCAGCAGCCGTCGCCTTCACTTGCTGGTGGTACCACGGCGGGAACCCCTACCACTGTAAGCATGAAAAgagcccaaaaaagaaaaaattcagAAGAAAATAGAGAGTTTAATGCAGCGTGGACATCTGCTTTTGCATTCACCGCCAATGACGCTGGCTTACCTGCGTGCTTGATATGTGGCGAGAAACtatcaaacaacaaaaaaagtaaCGTTGAAAGACATTTTCAAAGCAAGCATTTAGCATTTGCTGAAAAATACCCAACCGAAGATGAGCGCCAGAGAGCAATTTCGGAATTGCAACGACAAGCTGAAGAGAGAAAACTATCTTTCAAAAAATGGATCAGCTCTCCACAGTCAACTACAGCTGCTAGTTTTTTGGCAGCTCAGGAGATCGTGAAGAGGGGTAAGCCGTTCACAGACGGAGAATACATAAAAGAAACGTTTATTCAAATATCAGAGCATCTATTCTccgattttaaaaacaaaaatgaaattgttCAGAAAATTAAAGACATGCCTCTCTCTGCAAAGACTGTTAAGGACAGGACCATTAAAATGGCAGCAAATATCAGTAGTAAGCAAATTGATGATATTAATTCAGCTCAAGCATTTTCAATTGCCTGTGATGAGTCAAGTGATGTAAACGATATTGAGCAGATAGCACTGTTATGCAGGTACGCCAATGCTAATGGGCCGCAGGAAGAACTGATTGAACTCATACCGCTTAAGGGCCAAACTCGGGGGCAGGACATTTGTGATGCTGTTGTGAGTTGTCTAAAAGATAAAGGGATAAACACCACTCACCTAGTGTCGGTATCTACTGACGGGGCGCCAAGTATGAGAGGAGCACAGAAGGGCTTTGTGAATTTACTTCAAATGTCACTGGGCCGAGATCTGATGACGTTTCACTGCATTATCCACCAAGAAGCACTTTGCGCACAAACATTTCCCCCTGAATGTGTGGAAGTAATGAACCTTGTTATTAAGATAGTGAACAAAATAATTGCGAATGGGTTAAGCCACCGACAGTTTTGTTCGTTGTTAGAAGAAGTCGAAAACACGTATTCAGATCTcctgctgcacaacagagtCCGGTGGCTGTCCAGGGGGGAGGTGCTGAAACGCTTCGCTGCCTGTCTGGAGCACGTAAAAACCTTCTTGGGAAATAAAGGCCTTGGGTATCCTGAACTGGAAGACCCATCTTGGCTGGAAAAGTTTTACTTCATGGTGGACATGACAAGTTACTTGAACATGCTGAATAAAAATCTCCAAGGACAGGGAAGCACGGCACTGCACATGCTGGAGGAGATTTTGGCATTTGAGCGCAAGATGACAGTGTTCGCCAGAGATGTACAAAATGGCACGCTCTCTCACTTCCCCTCCCTAAGAGAGTTCAAAGAAGCAAACAATCACATAAATTGTGATTATTTCCACCGTGCCATTACTGCAATGCAAGCTGCATTTGAAAAAAGGTTCAGTGAGTTCAGAAAGGAGAAACAGactctctctttccctgtcgCACCACTGAACAGCGACCCATCCCTGCTGAACACATCCGCATTCACAGGAGTAAGTAAGCCTGATCTAGAAATTGAACTGGCCGATATTGCGGATAAAGTTTTGTGGGTTAACAAGTTTAAATCCCTGTCAGCGGATCTTGAAGAAGTCGTCCGTCAGAGGGCTACTCTCGCTAAAGAGCACAAATGGAGTGATATGGAAAAACTACCCCAACCCGACAAACTTATTTTTGCAACATGGAATGCCATTCCCGACACCTATATCAACATGAAAAGGTGTGCATTTGGAGTCCTATCCATCTTTGGCTCAACTTACTTATGCGAGCAAGTTTTCTCAAGCATGAACATTATAAAGTCCAAATACCGCTCCCGCTTCACCAGCGAGACTCTACAGTCCTGCGTGAAGATGAAAGTCACATCTTACAGCGCCGACATAGGGAAGATCTGCAGGgaaatgcagacacagaaatCTCACTAA